A stretch of Pseudomonas taetrolens DNA encodes these proteins:
- the aauR gene encoding two-component response regulator AauR, whose protein sequence is MLGCQQALALEDIHSEGVSSAEQALALVGDNFAGIVISDIRLPGIDGLELLKRLKTRDRSLPVVLITGHGDISMAVGAMRDGAYDFMEKPFSPERLVDVARRALEQRSLAREVWSLRRQLAERDSLEGRIIGRSPAMQQLRELIANVADTSANVLIEGETGTGKELVARCLHDFSRRQPQQFVALNCGGLPENLFESEIFGHEANAFTGAGKRRIGKIEHADGGTLFLDEVESMPLNLQIKLLRVLQERTLERLGSNQSIDIDCRVIAATKSDLDQLSKASQFRSDLYYRLNVVTLELPPLRERREDILQLFEYFLQQSSLRFDRTAPELDNQTLSNLMSHDWPGNVRELRNVAERFALGLPAFKKPGSNAAQGLGFSEAVEAFERNLLNDALQRSGGNLTQASQELGMAKTTLFDKVKKYGLAH, encoded by the coding sequence CTGCTCGGATGCCAACAGGCGCTGGCACTGGAAGACATTCACAGCGAAGGTGTGAGCAGTGCCGAACAGGCTCTCGCGCTGGTCGGTGACAACTTTGCCGGTATTGTGATCAGCGATATTCGCTTGCCGGGAATCGACGGGCTGGAGCTGCTCAAGCGTCTCAAGACCCGTGACCGCAGCTTGCCGGTGGTATTGATTACCGGGCATGGCGATATTTCGATGGCCGTGGGCGCCATGCGTGATGGCGCGTATGACTTTATGGAGAAACCGTTCTCCCCCGAGCGTCTGGTCGATGTCGCCCGCCGTGCGCTGGAGCAACGCAGCCTCGCACGCGAAGTGTGGTCGTTACGTCGGCAATTGGCCGAGCGGGACTCCCTGGAAGGCCGGATCATTGGCCGCTCGCCCGCCATGCAACAGTTGCGCGAACTGATTGCCAATGTGGCCGATACATCAGCCAACGTGCTGATTGAAGGCGAAACCGGCACCGGCAAGGAGCTGGTCGCCCGCTGCCTCCATGATTTCAGCCGTCGTCAGCCGCAGCAGTTTGTCGCTCTAAACTGTGGCGGCTTGCCGGAAAACCTGTTTGAAAGCGAGATCTTCGGCCACGAGGCCAATGCTTTCACCGGTGCAGGAAAACGCCGTATCGGCAAAATAGAACACGCCGATGGCGGCACGCTGTTTCTCGACGAAGTCGAAAGCATGCCCCTCAACCTGCAGATCAAATTGCTGCGAGTACTGCAAGAACGCACCCTCGAACGGCTGGGTTCCAACCAGAGCATCGATATTGATTGCCGGGTCATTGCAGCCACCAAGTCCGACCTTGATCAACTGAGCAAGGCCAGCCAGTTCCGCAGCGACCTGTATTACCGCTTGAATGTGGTCACACTTGAACTCCCGCCTTTGCGTGAACGCCGCGAAGACATCCTGCAGCTGTTCGAGTACTTTCTCCAGCAATCCTCCCTGCGCTTTGACCGCACCGCGCCGGAACTGGACAACCAGACCCTGTCGAACCTGATGAGCCATGACTGGCCAGGCAACGTGCGTGAACTGCGCAACGTGGCAGAACGCTTCGCCCTGGGGTTGCCGGCATTTAAAAAACCGGGCAGTAACGCAGCCCAGGGCCTGGGCTTTTCGGAGGCGGTTGAGGCTTTCGAGCGCAACCTGCTGAATGATGCCTTGCAGCGCAGCGGTGGCAACCTGACCCAGGCCAGCCAAGAACTGGGCATGGCCAAGACCACTCTGTTCGACAAAGTCAAAAAGTACGGTCTGGCTCACTAA
- the aauS gene encoding two-component sensor histidine kinase AauS, with the protein MKCDPTLYRGAPPSLAVKPRLLRHFLLPPLIILLTIGLGYAGYRISEHFSIRSLSENGERQLELHARTVESELSKYTYLPSLLELESSVSHLLADPNASNRVTVNQYLEGLNRRSRSRAIYVLDTTGRVVATSNWRDTDSYLGEDLSFRAYFQDAIRGQPGRFYGIGSTSGEPGYYLAHGLEEQGKIIGVAVIKVRLEALEERWQRARLEAYVSDENGIIILSSDPSRRLKAVRPLSAETKEQLARSLQYYWWPLNELEPLNREHLSEGVEKVTFAVNSEVITDQQQVSYLAQTRNLNDTPWDITLLTPLQDLRREAINQGMLVAVAFGLLAFLLIAWNERRKVIATRLAAREALQEANNQLERKIAERTTHLRASNERLKGQIRERRLAEDTLRHAQDELVQAGKLAAIGQMSTSIAHELNQPLAALRTLSGNTVRFLERGDLKVAAQNLSTINNLVDRMGRITANLRSFARRGDDQGQASLVKAVDAALQLLTGRLEESAVELHRDVQDVALKIDQTRLEQILVNLIGNALDAMQGQPSPPRLWLEGEFSEDKYRLHVRDNGPGIAPEARKHLFEPFFTTKPGEQGLGLGLTLSASLAAAAGGNLSVEFPAAGGATFVLLLPLVQPAKAEPL; encoded by the coding sequence ATGAAATGCGACCCCACTCTTTATCGCGGTGCCCCGCCCTCACTTGCCGTGAAACCTCGTCTGCTCCGTCACTTTCTGCTGCCGCCGCTGATCATCCTGTTGACGATCGGCCTGGGTTACGCGGGCTATCGCATCAGCGAGCACTTCAGTATTCGCAGCCTCAGCGAAAACGGCGAACGCCAGCTGGAGCTGCACGCGCGTACCGTTGAAAGCGAACTGAGCAAATACACGTACCTGCCCAGCCTGCTTGAGCTGGAATCCAGCGTGTCCCATTTACTGGCTGACCCGAACGCTTCCAATCGGGTCACCGTCAATCAATACCTCGAAGGCCTCAATCGCCGCAGCCGCAGCCGAGCGATCTATGTGCTCGATACCACCGGTCGCGTGGTAGCCACCAGTAACTGGCGCGATACCGACAGTTATCTGGGCGAGGATCTATCGTTCCGCGCTTACTTTCAAGATGCCATCCGCGGTCAGCCCGGGCGTTTCTATGGCATTGGCAGCACGTCCGGCGAGCCGGGCTATTACCTGGCCCACGGCCTCGAAGAACAAGGCAAGATCATCGGTGTCGCCGTGATCAAAGTACGCCTCGAAGCACTGGAAGAACGCTGGCAACGTGCTCGTCTCGAAGCCTATGTCAGCGACGAAAACGGCATCATCATCCTCTCCAGTGATCCGTCCCGGCGACTCAAGGCAGTACGCCCGCTGAGCGCCGAAACCAAAGAGCAACTGGCCCGCAGCCTGCAATATTACTGGTGGCCGCTCAATGAGCTGGAGCCGCTGAACCGCGAGCACCTGTCCGAAGGCGTCGAAAAGGTTACGTTTGCCGTCAACAGCGAAGTCATCACCGACCAGCAGCAAGTCAGCTATCTGGCGCAAACCCGCAACCTCAATGACACCCCATGGGACATCACCCTGCTCACGCCGTTACAAGACCTGCGCCGCGAAGCGATCAACCAGGGCATGCTGGTGGCAGTGGCATTCGGCTTGCTGGCGTTTCTGCTGATTGCCTGGAATGAGCGACGCAAAGTCATCGCTACCCGGCTTGCTGCACGTGAAGCGCTGCAAGAAGCCAACAACCAGCTGGAGCGCAAGATCGCCGAGCGCACCACTCATCTGCGCGCCAGCAACGAACGCCTGAAGGGCCAGATTCGCGAACGTCGCCTGGCCGAAGACACCCTGCGCCACGCCCAGGATGAACTGGTACAAGCTGGCAAACTGGCGGCCATCGGTCAGATGTCGACCAGCATTGCCCACGAGCTGAATCAGCCACTGGCCGCGCTACGTACGCTGTCCGGCAACACGGTGCGCTTTCTGGAACGCGGAGACCTGAAGGTGGCGGCGCAGAACCTCAGTACCATCAACAACCTGGTGGATCGCATGGGCCGTATCACCGCCAACCTGCGCTCGTTTGCCCGGCGCGGTGATGATCAGGGCCAGGCCAGTCTGGTTAAAGCGGTCGACGCCGCCCTGCAGCTGCTCACCGGTCGCCTAGAAGAGTCCGCGGTTGAATTGCATCGCGATGTTCAGGATGTCGCGCTCAAGATCGATCAGACTCGCCTGGAACAAATCCTGGTCAATCTGATCGGCAACGCACTGGATGCCATGCAAGGTCAGCCAAGCCCTCCCCGACTTTGGCTCGAAGGCGAGTTCAGCGAAGACAAATACCGTTTGCACGTGCGCGATAACGGTCCCGGCATTGCCCCCGAGGCCCGCAAGCATTTGTTTGAACCCTTCTTCACCACCAAACCCGGCGAACAAGGCCTGGGACTTGGCTTGACCCTTTCGGCAAGCCTGGCCGCCGCCGCCGGCGGCAACCTCAGCGTCGAGTTCCCGGCAGCCGGTGGCGCTACATTTGTCCTCTTATTACCGCTGGTGCAACCCGCTAAGGCTGAACCGTTATGA
- a CDS encoding amino acid ABC transporter ATP-binding protein, protein MISIKNINKWYGDFQVLTDCSTDVKKGEVVVVCGPSGSGKSTLIKCVNALEPFQKGDIVVDGTSIADPKTNLPKLRSRVGMVFQHFELFPHMTITENLTIAQVKVLGRSKQEATKKGLELLERVGLSAHAHKHPGQLSGGQQQRVAIARALAMDPIVMLFDEPTSALDPEMVNEVLDVMVQLAHEGMTMMCVTHEMGFARKVANRVIFMDQGKIVEDCEKEEFFGDVSARSERAQNFLSKILQH, encoded by the coding sequence ATGATCTCGATCAAGAACATCAACAAGTGGTACGGGGACTTCCAGGTACTGACCGATTGCAGCACTGACGTCAAAAAAGGCGAAGTGGTTGTGGTCTGCGGGCCCTCGGGCTCGGGCAAATCGACCCTGATCAAGTGTGTCAACGCCCTTGAGCCGTTCCAGAAAGGCGACATCGTGGTCGACGGCACATCGATCGCCGACCCGAAAACCAACCTGCCTAAACTTCGCTCGCGTGTCGGCATGGTGTTTCAGCACTTCGAACTGTTCCCGCACATGACCATCACCGAAAACCTGACCATCGCCCAGGTCAAGGTACTCGGTCGCAGCAAGCAGGAAGCCACCAAAAAAGGCCTCGAATTGCTGGAGCGCGTCGGCCTGTCGGCTCACGCCCACAAGCACCCGGGCCAGCTTTCGGGCGGGCAGCAGCAACGTGTGGCCATTGCCCGTGCGCTGGCGATGGATCCGATCGTCATGCTGTTTGACGAACCGACCTCGGCACTCGACCCGGAAATGGTTAACGAAGTGCTTGATGTGATGGTGCAGCTCGCTCACGAAGGCATGACCATGATGTGCGTAACTCACGAAATGGGTTTTGCACGCAAGGTCGCCAACCGGGTGATTTTCATGGACCAAGGGAAAATCGTCGAAGACTGTGAAAAAGAAGAGTTCTTCGGCGACGTGAGCGCCCGCTCGGAGCGCGCACAGAACTTCCTCTCCAAGATCCTGCAGCATTAA
- a CDS encoding ABC transporter permease subunit (The N-terminal region of this protein, as described by TIGR01726, is a three transmembrane segment that identifies a subfamily of ABC transporter permease subunits, which specificities that include histidine, arginine, glutamine, glutamate, L-cystine (sic), the opines (in Agrobacterium) octopine and nopaline, etc.): protein MDFFDFSGIVPALPGLWNGMIMTLKLMVMGVVGGVLLGTVLALMRLSSSKLLANLAGAYVNYFRSIPLLLVITWFYLAVPFVLRWITGEDTPIGAFESCLVAFVMFEAAYFCEIVRAGVQAISKGQMSAAKALGMSYGQAMRLIILPQAFRKMTPLLLQQSIILFQDTSLVYTVGLVDFLNASRSSGDIIGRSNEFLIFAGLVYFIISFSASLLVKRLQKRFAV, encoded by the coding sequence ATGGACTTCTTCGATTTCAGCGGCATCGTTCCCGCCCTTCCGGGCCTCTGGAACGGCATGATCATGACCTTGAAGCTGATGGTCATGGGCGTTGTCGGTGGGGTGTTACTCGGTACCGTGCTGGCATTGATGCGTTTGTCGTCAAGCAAGCTCCTGGCCAATCTGGCCGGCGCTTACGTGAACTACTTCCGCTCTATCCCGTTACTGCTGGTGATTACCTGGTTTTACCTCGCGGTGCCGTTTGTACTGCGCTGGATCACCGGCGAAGACACCCCTATCGGTGCCTTCGAGTCGTGTCTGGTGGCCTTCGTCATGTTCGAAGCCGCTTACTTCTGCGAGATCGTACGGGCAGGTGTCCAGGCCATTTCCAAGGGCCAGATGAGCGCAGCCAAGGCCTTGGGCATGAGTTACGGCCAGGCCATGCGCCTGATCATCCTGCCGCAGGCATTTCGCAAAATGACGCCTTTGCTGTTACAGCAGAGCATCATTTTGTTCCAGGACACCTCGCTGGTTTATACCGTTGGCCTGGTGGACTTCCTCAATGCTTCGCGCTCCAGTGGCGACATCATCGGACGCTCCAACGAGTTCCTGATCTTCGCCGGTCTGGTGTATTTCATCATCAGCTTTTCCGCCTCGCTGCTGGTCAAGCGTCTGCAAAAAAGGTTTGCCGTATGA
- a CDS encoding amino acid ABC transporter permease, whose translation MNYNWDWSVFFKSTGVGSETYLDWFISGLGWTIAIAVVAWIVALLLGSLLGVMRTLPNRLIAGIATVYVEIFRNVPLLVQLFIWYFLVPDLLPQNLQDWYKQDLNPTTSAYLSVVVCLGLFTAARVCEQVRTGIEALPRGQESAARAMGFSLSQIYWNVLLPQAYRIIIPPLTSEFLNVFKNSSVASLIGLMELLAQTKQTAEFSANLFEAFTLATLIYFTLNMSLMLLMRLIEKKVAVPGLMSLGGK comes from the coding sequence ATGAATTACAACTGGGACTGGAGCGTGTTCTTCAAGTCCACCGGCGTAGGCAGCGAGACTTATCTCGACTGGTTTATCTCCGGCTTGGGCTGGACCATCGCGATCGCTGTCGTGGCCTGGATCGTTGCATTGTTGCTGGGTTCGCTGCTGGGCGTCATGCGCACCCTGCCGAACCGTCTGATTGCAGGCATCGCCACGGTTTATGTCGAAATCTTCCGTAACGTGCCGCTGCTGGTGCAACTGTTTATCTGGTACTTCCTGGTGCCCGATCTACTGCCGCAAAACCTGCAGGACTGGTACAAGCAAGACCTGAACCCGACCACCTCGGCGTACCTGAGCGTTGTCGTGTGCCTGGGACTGTTTACTGCCGCCCGTGTCTGCGAGCAAGTACGCACCGGGATTGAAGCACTGCCACGAGGCCAGGAATCCGCGGCCCGCGCAATGGGCTTCAGCCTGTCGCAGATTTACTGGAACGTGCTGCTGCCACAAGCTTACCGGATCATCATTCCACCCCTCACCTCTGAATTCCTGAACGTATTCAAGAACTCGTCCGTGGCCTCTCTGATCGGCTTGATGGAACTGCTGGCACAAACCAAACAGACGGCCGAGTTTTCCGCCAACCTGTTTGAAGCCTTCACCCTCGCCACGTTGATCTACTTCACCTTGAACATGAGCCTGATGTTGCTGATGCGCCTGATCGAGAAGAAAGTCGCAGTGCCCGGCCTGATGTCTCTGGGGGGCAAATAA
- a CDS encoding glutamate/aspartate ABC transporter substrate-binding protein, protein MRIVPQLLAAAIAAALISTPVFAAELTGTLKKIKDSGTITLGHRDSSIPFSYIADASGKPVGYSHDVQMAIVDGLKKQLDMPDLKIKYNLVTSQTRIPLVQNGTVDVECGSTTNNVERQQQVDFSVGIFEIGTRLLSKKNSPYKDFADLKGKNVVTTAGTTSERILKSMNADKQMGMNVISAKDHGEAFNMLESGRAVAFMMDDALLAGEMAKAKKPTDWAVTGTPQSFEIYGCMVRKGDPDFKKAVDDAIIAYYKSGEINKTYDKWFQSPIPPKGLNLMFPMSDELKALIANPTDKAADEKPADDKKA, encoded by the coding sequence ATGCGTATCGTTCCGCAACTGTTGGCCGCAGCTATTGCTGCAGCTCTGATTAGCACTCCAGTATTCGCCGCCGAACTGACCGGCACGCTGAAGAAAATCAAAGACTCCGGCACCATCACCCTTGGGCATCGTGACTCCTCCATTCCGTTCTCCTACATCGCTGATGCTTCCGGCAAGCCGGTTGGTTACTCCCATGATGTGCAGATGGCAATCGTCGACGGGCTGAAAAAGCAACTCGACATGCCTGACCTCAAGATCAAGTACAACCTGGTCACCTCTCAAACCCGTATCCCGCTTGTGCAAAACGGCACAGTCGACGTTGAGTGTGGTTCCACCACCAACAACGTAGAGCGCCAGCAGCAAGTGGACTTCTCGGTCGGCATCTTCGAAATCGGCACCCGCCTGCTGTCCAAAAAGAACTCGCCTTACAAGGACTTCGCTGACCTCAAAGGCAAGAACGTTGTGACCACTGCAGGCACCACCTCCGAGCGCATCCTCAAGTCGATGAACGCCGACAAGCAGATGGGCATGAACGTGATCTCGGCCAAGGACCATGGCGAAGCGTTCAACATGCTTGAATCGGGTCGCGCTGTCGCGTTCATGATGGACGACGCCCTGCTGGCCGGCGAGATGGCCAAGGCCAAGAAGCCGACTGACTGGGCAGTGACCGGTACGCCTCAGTCGTTCGAAATCTACGGCTGCATGGTTCGCAAAGGTGACCCGGACTTCAAGAAGGCTGTGGATGACGCCATCATTGCTTATTACAAGTCCGGCGAAATCAACAAGACCTACGACAAGTGGTTCCAATCGCCTATCCCGCCTAAAGGCCTGAACCTGATGTTCCCTATGAGCGACGAGCTCAAGGCGCTGATCGCCAACCCGACCGACAAGGCGGCTGACGAAAAGCCGGCGGATGACAAGAAGGCCTGA
- the glpD gene encoding glycerol-3-phosphate dehydrogenase, whose protein sequence is MTLSTLPATPLAEVYDVAVIGGGINGVGIAADAAGRGLSVFLCEKDDLASHTSSASSKLIHGGLRYLEHYEFRLVREALAEREVLLAKAPHIVKPMRFVLPHRPHLRPAWMIRAGLFLYDHLGKREKLAGSTSLKFGADSPLKPAITKGFEYSDCWVDDARLVVLNAMAAREKGAHVHTQTRCIGARRNKGLWELNLERADGSLFSIRSKALVNAAGPWVAKFIKDDLKLDSPYGIRLIQGSHLIVPKMYDAPNAFILQNEDQRIVFTIPYMDQFTIIGTTDREYIGDPAKVSITEEETDYLLNVVNAHFKQQISRSDILRTYSGVRPLCNDESDNPSAVTRDYTLALSGAPGEAPLLSVFGGKLTTYRKLAESALAELAPYFPQMEPGWTASAALPGGEDMTTPQALSAALCLQHSWLDAAIAKRWAITYGSRSWRLLDGVKNLDDMGEHIGSGLYTREVDYLCSQEWTLDAQDILWRRTKLGLFTTKEEQEHLAQYMATLNLMQRKVQAA, encoded by the coding sequence ATGACCCTGAGCACTTTGCCTGCCACTCCTCTCGCTGAGGTCTACGACGTTGCCGTGATTGGTGGCGGAATTAATGGCGTCGGAATCGCGGCAGATGCTGCAGGTCGCGGGTTGTCGGTCTTCCTGTGCGAAAAGGATGATCTGGCCAGCCATACATCATCAGCCAGCAGCAAACTGATTCACGGCGGCCTGCGCTACCTTGAACATTACGAGTTCCGTCTTGTGCGCGAAGCATTGGCCGAGCGCGAAGTACTGCTGGCAAAAGCACCGCATATTGTTAAGCCCATGCGCTTTGTCTTGCCGCATCGCCCGCACCTGCGCCCCGCGTGGATGATCCGTGCCGGCCTGTTCCTGTATGACCACTTGGGCAAGCGCGAAAAACTGGCGGGCTCTACCAGCCTCAAATTTGGTGCAGACAGCCCGCTGAAGCCAGCGATCACCAAAGGCTTCGAGTACTCGGATTGCTGGGTCGATGACGCACGACTTGTGGTCCTCAATGCTATGGCTGCACGGGAAAAAGGCGCGCATGTTCACACCCAGACGCGCTGTATCGGTGCTCGTCGCAACAAGGGTTTGTGGGAATTGAACCTGGAGCGGGCAGACGGCAGCCTGTTCTCGATTCGCAGCAAGGCACTGGTCAACGCTGCCGGGCCCTGGGTCGCCAAGTTCATCAAGGACGACCTGAAACTGGACTCCCCTTATGGCATCCGCTTGATTCAGGGTAGCCACTTGATCGTGCCTAAAATGTATGACGCGCCTAACGCGTTCATCCTGCAGAACGAAGATCAGCGGATCGTCTTCACTATTCCGTACATGGATCAGTTCACCATCATCGGCACCACGGACCGCGAATACATTGGCGATCCGGCCAAAGTCAGCATCACTGAAGAAGAGACCGACTACCTGCTGAACGTGGTCAACGCTCACTTCAAGCAGCAAATCAGTCGCAGCGACATCCTGCGGACTTATTCCGGTGTGCGCCCATTGTGCAATGATGAGTCCGACAACCCTTCAGCCGTTACCCGCGACTATACCCTTGCGCTGTCCGGCGCCCCGGGCGAGGCACCACTGCTGTCCGTATTCGGTGGCAAGCTGACGACCTACCGCAAGCTGGCCGAGTCGGCCCTTGCTGAACTGGCACCTTACTTCCCTCAGATGGAACCCGGCTGGACGGCCAGCGCAGCCCTTCCGGGCGGTGAAGACATGACCACACCTCAGGCCTTGAGTGCAGCTCTGTGCCTCCAGCACAGCTGGCTGGACGCGGCGATCGCCAAGCGCTGGGCCATCACCTACGGCAGCCGCTCATGGCGCTTGCTGGACGGCGTGAAAAATCTCGATGACATGGGCGAGCACATCGGCAGCGGCCTTTATACCCGTGAAGTCGATTACCTGTGCAGCCAGGAATGGACCCTCGATGCCCAGGACATCCTCTGGCGCAGAACCAAGCTGGGCCTGTTTACCACCAAAGAAGAACAGGAACATCTGGCGCAATACATGGCCACGCTGAACCTCATGCAGCGCAAAGTGCAAGCCGCTTGA
- a CDS encoding DeoR family transcriptional regulator — protein sequence MNLPPRQQQILELVRERGYVSIEEMAQLFVVTPQTIRRDINQLAEADLLRRYHGGAAYDSSVENTAYAMRADQMRDEKRRIGEAIALQIPDHASIFINIGTTTESIARALLNHNHLKVITNNLHVASILSAKDDFEVLIAGGNVRRDGGIVGQASVDFINQFKFDFALVGISGIDSDGSLLDFDYQEVRVSQAIIANARQVILAADSSKFGRNAMVRLGPISLIDCLVTDQPPVPELAQLLAQNKIRLEVV from the coding sequence ATGAATCTGCCTCCACGCCAACAGCAGATCCTCGAACTCGTACGCGAACGCGGCTATGTCAGCATCGAGGAAATGGCTCAGTTGTTCGTCGTTACACCGCAGACCATCCGTCGCGATATCAACCAGTTGGCTGAAGCCGACCTGCTGCGTCGCTATCACGGTGGCGCCGCCTATGACTCCAGCGTTGAAAATACGGCCTACGCCATGCGGGCTGATCAGATGCGCGATGAAAAACGCCGTATTGGCGAAGCCATTGCCCTGCAAATTCCAGATCACGCCTCTATTTTCATCAACATCGGCACCACCACCGAATCGATTGCACGGGCATTGCTCAACCACAATCACCTGAAAGTCATCACCAACAATCTACATGTGGCATCGATCCTGAGCGCCAAGGACGATTTCGAAGTGCTGATAGCGGGCGGCAACGTACGTCGCGATGGCGGTATTGTGGGTCAGGCCAGTGTCGACTTTATCAACCAGTTCAAGTTCGACTTCGCCTTGGTAGGCATCAGCGGTATCGATTCCGACGGCAGCCTGCTGGACTTTGACTATCAAGAAGTACGCGTTTCTCAGGCCATCATCGCCAACGCCCGACAAGTCATACTCGCCGCTGACTCAAGCAAATTCGGACGCAACGCAATGGTTCGCCTGGGGCCGATCAGCCTGATCGATTGCCTGGTGACCGACCAGCCGCCAGTACCGGAACTTGCACAATTGCTGGCCCAGAACAAGATTCGCCTCGAAGTGGTTTAA
- the glpK gene encoding glycerol kinase GlpK, with translation MTDIQNKNYIIALDQGTTSSRAIIFDRDANVVCTAQREFQQHYPQAGWVEHDPMEIFATQSAVMVEALAQAGLHHDQVAAIGITNQRETTVVWDKISGRPIYNAIVWQCRRSTEICEQLKRDGHEQYISDTTGLVTDPYFSGTKLKWILDNVEGSRERARNGELLFGTVDSWLIWKFTGGKTHVTDYTNASRTMLFNIHTLEWDSRMLEVLDIPREMLPEVKSSSEIYGHTKSGIAIGGIAGDQQAALFGQMCVEPGQAKNTYGTGCFLLMNTGTKAVKSTHGMLTTIACGPRGEVAYALEGAVFNGGSTVQWLRDELKIINDAHDTEYFAGKVKDSNGVYLVPAFTGLGAPYWDPYARGALFGLTRGVRVDHIIRAALESIAYQTRDVLDAMQQDSGERLKALRVDGGAVANNFLMQFQADILGTMVERPQMRETTALGAAYLAGLACGFWGSLEELRGKAVIEREFEPALEEASKEKLYAGWKKAVSRTRDWAPHDENN, from the coding sequence ATGACCGATATTCAGAATAAGAACTACATCATTGCCCTCGACCAGGGCACTACCAGTTCGCGAGCGATCATCTTTGATCGTGACGCTAACGTGGTATGCACCGCACAGCGCGAGTTCCAGCAGCATTACCCACAAGCCGGCTGGGTTGAGCATGACCCGATGGAAATTTTCGCCACCCAGAGCGCCGTCATGGTGGAGGCACTGGCACAGGCCGGCCTGCACCACGATCAGGTTGCCGCCATCGGTATTACCAACCAGCGCGAAACCACCGTGGTCTGGGACAAGATCAGCGGCCGGCCGATTTATAATGCGATTGTGTGGCAATGCCGACGCAGTACCGAGATCTGCGAGCAACTCAAGCGTGATGGCCATGAGCAATACATCAGCGACACCACAGGCCTGGTAACCGATCCGTACTTCTCCGGCACCAAGCTGAAGTGGATCCTCGACAACGTTGAAGGCAGCCGTGAGCGCGCCCGTAACGGCGAACTGCTGTTCGGCACCGTCGACAGCTGGCTGATCTGGAAATTTACCGGCGGCAAAACCCACGTCACCGATTACACCAATGCCTCACGCACCATGCTCTTCAACATCCACACCCTGGAGTGGGACTCCAGGATGCTGGAGGTGCTGGATATCCCGCGCGAAATGCTGCCGGAGGTCAAATCGTCCTCGGAAATATACGGCCATACCAAAAGCGGCATCGCCATCGGCGGTATTGCCGGGGACCAGCAAGCCGCGCTGTTTGGCCAAATGTGTGTCGAACCCGGCCAGGCCAAGAACACCTATGGCACTGGCTGCTTCCTGCTGATGAACACCGGCACAAAAGCCGTCAAATCAACACACGGAATGCTGACCACCATCGCCTGCGGTCCTCGCGGAGAAGTTGCCTACGCATTGGAAGGCGCAGTATTCAACGGCGGCTCCACCGTTCAATGGCTGCGTGACGAGTTGAAAATAATTAACGACGCTCACGACACCGAATATTTTGCCGGCAAGGTAAAAGACAGCAACGGCGTGTACCTGGTACCTGCATTTACCGGCCTGGGCGCTCCGTACTGGGACCCGTATGCCCGTGGGGCATTGTTTGGCCTGACCCGCGGCGTACGCGTGGATCACATCATTCGTGCAGCGCTCGAGTCGATCGCCTACCAGACCCGCGATGTACTGGATGCAATGCAACAAGATTCGGGCGAACGCCTCAAAGCCTTGCGCGTTGACGGCGGAGCAGTGGCCAACAATTTCCTCATGCAGTTTCAGGCGGACATCCTTGGCACCATGGTCGAACGCCCGCAAATGCGCGAAACCACAGCCTTGGGCGCTGCATACCTGGCCGGCCTGGCGTGTGGTTTCTGGGGCAGCCTGGAAGAGCTGCGCGGCAAGGCCGTGATCGAACGTGAGTTCGAACCGGCCCTTGAGGAAGCCAGCAAGGAGAAACTCTATGCCGGCTGGAAAAAGGCCGTGAGCCGTACCCGTGACTGGGCTCCCCACGACGAGAACAACTAA